A window of Physeter macrocephalus isolate SW-GA chromosome 6, ASM283717v5, whole genome shotgun sequence genomic DNA:
AAGGTCCACAGCTCACAGGTGGTAGGGGTGCTACCCAGTTCTGCCTCATAGGCCAGTTGGAAGGGTGGTGGTCTGCTGTCTGGGAAAAGGCACATGGGGCTAGGTGTCAGCTAGCCCGAGGGGGTGCCTTCTTGCGGAACGGccaagagggagaagggaagagccTCCTGGGTCAGGAGGTAGGTGGGTCTGGAATGGGtaggtggggtgtggggggagtgaGGCCACTGTCACACCCATCCTTACCGGGTCGCAAATCTGGGCAGCGGCTCATGATCTCCCACAGGAGCAGAGCCAGAGAGTAAACATCAGCTCGCCGGAGGGCCGTGCCCCAGTCCTGTAGGTCCAGAGTCTTGTCCAAGAGCTCCGGTGCCATGTACCTCTGGGTGCCAGCCTAGACAGCAAGGCATGGAGGGCCAACAATCATCACCACGGCAATCCTCACCGCACAATGGTCCATGAGACAACCCCCTAACTAGACTCAGCAACATCCCACGTGCTATAGGTGCTGCCGCACTATTGTCACATCTTTATCAGCACCGCCACCAGCATCCTGGGCCTCACCCTTATCCAGAGAACTGACCTCCATGATGGCAGCTGGGCCTCGGGGTTGAGTAGGAGCCCAGGTTGGGGGCTGGGCGAGGCCAGGGAGCACCAAGGCGAGGCCCAGGTCTCCAATGGCGCATGACCCATCGTCCCGAATGAGCACATTCTGGCTGCTCAGATCCCGGTGGGCGATACCTGGTTTATATTGGCCTGTGGGAGAAGCCAGGTTGAAGGGACATGgatcttcttcttttctctttttgacccAATCCTTCCCCTCCAAGCTAAGGGAAAATCAGAAACAGCGGTGTGGCTCCTGACTCCCACGGCTTCCTGCCCCCAGCTCACCCACCATCCTGCCAGCGTTCCTCATGGAGAAACGCCAGGCCCTGCGCCAGGGACAGTGCCATCCGCAGGGAACTTCCCCAGTCACTGGTGTGCTGGGCCAAGTAATGGCACAGGGAGCCctggggagaagcagagagaacagagggACACACAAAGCTGGAGGTGGCTGGTCCACCCCAGGGAGCAGAGACCGATGGATCCCCCTGCGTCTCCCAGCAGACTTACACACCGACACACCCAGGGCAAGGCAGCAGGCAGTGGAGGAGTGAGCGCGTGCATCAGTTGGACTGACAGGAAAAACAGTAGCTCTAGTTCAAGTGTCCCGAGCACTTACTGCGTGCCAGGCCTCCTGTAGCCCTCACCACAACCCTGGGAGGTGGGTACTCCCGTcactcctgttttacagatgaggagcttGCTGGAAATCCCTGGGCAAGAGAGTAGCAGAGCTTGACCCTCAGCAGTCTGACTCCAGCATCACTCACCTTTAGCCACCTCATACTGCCTCACAGGACTTGGGGTAAAGACCGAAACAGAAGAGGCAGAGCGGGTTAGGCGGGGCACCCTCGCGAACCACCTGGCCTGAGGTGTCACCCTGTAGCAGAGCGCGGATGGGGAGAGCCGTTGGGTAGGAGAGCAGCTGGCAGGGAGCAACTGGAACTGGAGGGAAAGGAGCAATAGAATCCCTCATTCTGTAAACATTATTGAGCACTTTCAGTGAGCCAGGaaaggtaaacaaacaaacaaaactaaaaaagcaGTGATTTTTGAGCTAGGCAGTGAGGTACATTGGTCAAAGAAGGGACTTTCCAGAATTCAAGATTTCAGAGGTGAAGGAACTACAGGTGCTGATAAAGTCCCACGTCCTTAGCAGGCCTACAAGGCCAGTGtgctctggcccctgcctaccgATTCCTCTTCATCCTTTTTGCTCATAATCCTCCTTATTCTTCTCTTATAgtaccttttctttaaaaaaaaaaatatttatttatacctggtctcgcgggctccttagctgtggcacagGAGTTCTTAATCTTAACAACTTGTGGCATGAAAACTCTTATTTGCagcacacatgtgggatctagttccctagccagggatagaacccaagtcccctgcattgggagcacagagtcttacccactgcaccaccagggaagtccctagggtaCTGTTTAGTACTCCTAATAGTGAGACTGTTAACCACATTGTTCTAGAATATGTTTCTTAATGTTGCCTAAGATCGAATTACTTTTCAGTGGCAGCCTATCACACTGTTGATTAAAACTCAGACTAACTAAATGCCAATTCTGTACTTACGTAGTTGAATATATTAGGAATTTACTTTGATAGTTGTTACATTTTATCTTAACTGAGCAAGGCTTCTATAGAATATTATATGACCCATGGATGAGCtcgagtcttacccactgcaccaccagggaagtccctcttgtagTACCTCTTCTTTCAGCAGTTAACACGCTTGACATTTTACACTTCTTTTTGTGTTTGCTTGATCCATTTCTGCTTCCCTACTACTCTATAAAATCTGGAAAGGCAGGGACTGGGTGTGTTTTTCCTAGCACAGGAAGTGTGACATATAGTTCATAAACATTAGTTGAATGCCTGGAGGTAATTCTTTAACAATGGTTTTCCTTGAGGTTGGGAATATTAATTGTTTTGATCTCTCCCTTTTCTTGTCAATGTAAGTCAAAAACGTTAGCAAGTACtgcttataataataaaaggtaaaaacaatacaaatcacTTTTAATGTTCTACATTAAATGTTCTAATGGAAATgtaaagaataagaataaagcAAAAGAATAAGCGTGGACAGGGCCTCGCTGCCATCCAGCACCCCCGCCCCGACGCCTTCCCACACAcaggcaaacacacacatattcgTTCCTCAGCACTCACCCTGGGGTGTAGTTCCAGTACCAGCAGGGGCCCACAGGGCAGGGGACCAGGGCTGCCCCTGCTGGCGGTGATCAAGCGGACAATGTGGTCATGCCGTAGGCCCGGCAGCCCGTACAATGCTCTCTCAGCTTGGAACTGGGCCACAGCCCTCAGGGGGAAGGCCTTGATGGCTACCAGCTTGCCTTGCAGCCGCCCGGCCCACACCACTGCATGACCTCCTTCCCGGATTACCTGGTGAGGACATGGTGCTGGGTGTGGGCCCCAGCTAGGAGCAGAGCCAGGCTTCCTCCCCAGCACACCCTCCGAGAGCGCCCAGAGGAGCCCGCCGCCCACCCTCCCCAGCCACCTGGGAGAAGCACAGCTCGGGCAGCTCGGGCAGCTCCGCACTCCAGTCCCTGCCTGAGTGTGGCTCCGGCTCGGGCTCTGGCCCTGGCTCTGGCCCACCGTGCACTGGGCAGGCCTTCCGTTGTAGCAGGGCTGAGGCAGAGAAGAGCCTTAGGGCTGGGGTGCACGGGTATGGAGACTGGGAAGGGGGCTTTGTGGGAAGTGATGGGGGTCAGGGGAGCCTGGAGAGGGGTCAGAGCGCTGGGACAGTGTGTTGGGGTCACAAGGGAGGAGTGGGGCAGATTAGTACCCAAGATGATGTTGctcagcagcagcaggaggaggagcagcCCCAGCAGCACCAGTGCCATCCAGATGGACTCGCCTGGACGTTAAAGCAAGAATGCAGGCTGGATGAGCCCTGCTCCAAATCgtgctctctgctcctctcccgctcctcaGAGAAGTTGCTTCTCCACCCGCCCCCACCCTGGTCACAAGCCCCCTTATCTCCCAGTCACCAGGGCAACCAACTTCtcaaggccaggaggagggaagcTTGGGATGGGGGGTAGGGTGAGAATTGGCCCCGGTTCTACCTCTCATTCTAACCTGGGCTCCAGCCCCCACCTGGCTCCAGCATCCTGGGTGGCTACCTGGGATGGCCTTGGGACCCTGGGAACCAGGTGTCCCAGGGCTCCCCAGATGAGGCAGATGGCTGTAATTGGCATTGCAGAAGTCAGTGCCACAGGAGCAGGTGAAGAGAGTAAAGCTGGGACTAGGATGGGCTCGGGGGCTCGGGTCACAGTGGGGGGACTCACAGCCTGGCTCATCACTGTCTCGGCATCCTGATGGGATGGGattgagagaagaggagagaaagggggcgagagagagagagagagagagagagagagagtgtacgAGTGAGCATAACGGGGTCTGGGAACACGGAGGGGGTCCCTTCTCTATCAGAGGCATCCCTTCCATCTCTTATGggcttttctttccctccacaCATTCCCTTTCTACTCCTCTCCTCAGctgccacccccacccacccaggaTATGCCTCTCTCCCCCACTGGCTATCGCCTGCCATGTGCTGTGCCATTCACCTTGCATCTCCACCTGTGCCTGGTCTTGGGTCAGGTTCCAGATCCCAAAGCAGCAGCGGCTGTAGAGGCAGCTGATAACCCTGGGGGGCCCTGGTCCTGCATCTAGCAGCTTCCCCAGATTCTTGGTGCTTCCCCGCACTCCAGGGGCCTCAAAGAACACACAGGTCCGCCTGCCTGGGGGTGCTGCAGCCCAGAGTAAGGAGAGGGGAGGGTTCAAGATGAGAGTGAATGCAGGGGCAAAAACAGCAGCCAAAGAGAGACAAAACATGCTTTATATCCCAGGGCCAGCCTGGTAAAGCCACAGGAGGAAACAGGGTCAGCAGAGGCCTGGAACCTGACCCCCACCAAGGGGACCCATAGCTGTACCCATCACCTTGCCCACCCCATCACCACTCCTCCAAAGGGGTGGCTGCTGCTTCAAGTGCCCCCTCCCTTAATGGGTAGGTGGAAGGACCCTGCTCCTCCCTGTAGACACTTACCTCGCACAGCTGTGGGAAGCAGTGCCCAAAGCCCCAGAATCCCCAGCATCATGCAGTGGGAGGGGGGGAGCATGAACCAACACAGCTGCCCCTGGCCAGAGCTTCCTTCAGATGCAGGGCACCGTGGGGCTTCTGATCCTTTAGTCCCCAACTCCgccccctccctcttcccagtCTCTGTGGGGGAGACGGCTGCTGAGGGGGAGAGGATGGGgtgtggggagaagcagggagagagagggaggagcagAGAACCAATCTCGTGTCTTCCTCTCTTCAGCCACCTCCTCTtttctctgtaaagtgggaggagggggactTAGTGGTCCCGCTGAGAACCCAGCAATGCCTAATTTCAAACCTCTGCCCTTTGCTGACCCTAGGACAAAATGCTGGATCCTGTCAGCCCTTCCCAGGCTGGAAACCAAAGAGAGGTCAAGTGCTCAGAGCCATTCAGCTGTGCCCAAGAGCCTTTCTAGCCCTTATTTTCCGGGCTCAGATCTGCAGTTCCCTGGGCACAGAGAGGCTTCACAGCCTATACTAGAGTTGACCTCATTTTCCAAACTCAAGAGTCAGAAAAGCAGTTGTATAAAATCAGtcagagggcttccctcgtggcgcagtggttgagaatctgcctgccaatgcaggggatacgggttcgagccctggtctgggaggatcccacataccgcggagcaactgggcccgtgagccacaattactgagcctgcgcacctggagcctgtgctccgcaacaagagaggccgcgatagtgagaggcctgcgcaccgcgatgaagagtggccctcgcgtgccacaactagggaaagcccttgcacagaaatgaagacccaacacagccataaataaattaattaatttttaaaaaattactgagttttaaaaaaatcacattgaaaATAGGtatgatggtaaattttacgtcatcaaaattttttaaaaatcacattgagTCACACACTAAACACATCACCATTATTGAAAAGGCAACAAACTTTTATTGACCACCTACGTGCTAGGGCACAGCTAGGGCTATGAATTTTACAATCATCTCATCTAATTCTCCCATTgagctatttattattattttcactttatagGTAAGAAAGTTGAatttaggtaacttgcccaaggtcactctgcTAGGAAATAGCACAACTAGGATTTGGACCTTGTTAAGTCTGACTCTAAAGCCCAGGCCCTGTTCTTTTCACTTATGCCATGATGCcggaaagaaaatacaaaattcggcaataaaaaaatatttccatttaacacagtatttgaatatttgaatatggATTGAGGAAATGTGCATCAATACCTGTGAGCAGGCCACTAACTAGAAAAAGATACAGTTCAAACTATCACCACCAGAGGTCAGCAGACATAGGAGAAACTCGGGGACATAGTGAGGGGGCAGAAAGGGCATCCTCTGATAACTAATATCCATAGTACATCTCCAATATCTATTAAGCTGCATGAACTGTAAAATGTGAAGAGAGGGCACAGGGTATGTAGAGGGAATGTCAGCGTggagatggaaggagagaggTCTATAGCTTGTGCTGCAGTTGAGAGACAGGAGGTGTCCAACTCCACCAGATTACTGCTCAGAATAAGGGAAACTACAGAGCAGCTGCCTCCCATGAGAATTAGAGCCAGAGGAGACTGGTTCCCTGTTTTCCTAACCTTCTGTTCCCCTGGTGGCTGCCTGGAAACCCTTTCAGGGGATGGTCTGGCTTAGATCAAGGCTGAGGACCTGAGTACTCTGATTCTGGAGGCTTTCTCCTGGAGAGGCTGCATGAGAGGGTAAAAGCTCCAGTAGTGTGAAGCAGCAGCTAGAGGAATGACCAGGGCTTAGAGGCTGGTGGATAGCTGCCCATCCCCTCCGGGGTCCTTTTGGGAGTCCAGTGAGGTGGAATGTTGTACTTAGTTACAACTATCTTCCTTCACCAGCTCCCAGATCAGTAAGTCAGGGACTGAGGGGATGAGTTGAAGGTGAAATACTTTCCTGTGTCAGGAGTGTCTCAGGAGACTCTCCTCCAGAGAGCAAGATAAGGATCAGGCAGGAAGGCAGAGTCTCCTCACCCAAAGCCTTGGATAACTACTCTCAAGACAGAAACGTTCCAGTCAGGTTTACAGGAACTGGCAGTCAGAGTTTAGAGTTGAGGTGGTGAGAGAAGGGGTAAGGATTTGAGAGCTGGGGGATTAGGAAGGTCCTGAGAGAGAACTCAGCACAGAAGAAAGCCTTCCTGGATTCCACATACACAAAGCTCTTCATTAGAATCCCCTGATTAAAGTCTGCAGTGGCCCAATAATTTACCTTTGACCCCACTGATGACAAGACTAAAGTGAGTTGtttattcaatttataaaatattaggtCCTAGTCTTAAAAAGGTGTTCCATTAAGTGCTGGACCTACAAAGATACATGTGattcctgccctccaggaactCGTAGTCTAGAAAGGCAGGAAAATATATCAATAAGCAACCAGAAAACTGTGTGAAGCTAGGGGTATGAACAAGGAGCTATACAAGCAGAAAGATCAAACAAGCTAATTCTGTTCAGGGCATAGAAGACAAGGGAAGAAAGGTGCCCAGAGGTTTCACAGCAAAAGCGATATTTAAATTGTCTCAAGGTAAACACACTGAAAACAAATACAAGGAGGCTGATTATTACAGGCCAAGGgaacagcaaaaaataaaggCAGCAAGAATAAAGGTATGAACATAAAGTGTGTATGGTAGtgtgttgggggcgggggagatTGAGCAGGAAAAAGGGGTATGAGATATGAAGCAGAAAATCGTGACTAGATTTAGACTGGAACCAGATTGGAAAGTGTAGACTTTTCCTAAAAGCAAAGGATTTTATGCAGGGGTCTGGTGGCAAAGTGGAAGATGGatgactgaggctcagggagactaGAAGAAGGGAGATCAGTTACAAGACCTAAGCAGTAGCCAGGGTGAGTACTAggacaatggaaataaaaaaaaaagagggaaggaattccctggaggtccagtggttagtactccacgcttccactgcagggggccccaggttcgatccctggtcaagaaactaagatcctgcaagccactcggtgagaccaaaaaaaaaaatccacaacccccaccctccaaaaaatagataaataaaagaggGAAACAATTGAGatacactgtatttttaaaaaatttatttatttttggctgcgtggggtcttcattgctgcgtgtgggcttttctctagttgcggcgagcgagggctacttttcgttgcagtgcacgggcttctcattgcggtggcttctcttgttgtggagcacgggctctaggcacgtgggcttcagtagttgtggcacgcgggcttcagtagttgtggctcgcgggctctagagcgcaggctcagcagttgtggtgctcgggcttagttgacccacggcatctgggatcttcccagaccagggctcgaacctgtgtcccctgcattggcaggcggattcttaaccactgcggcaccagggaagtaCCGAGATACACAGTATTGGTAACTGACAGGATTGGTAATCAAATGAATGTTGGTAGATGAAAGGCAGAATTAAAAGATGATTCTGAGGGGAATTCCCATTCCCtcgtggttcagtggttaagaatctaccttccaatgcaagggacacgggttcgatccctggtgggggaactaagatcccacatgctgcagggcaactaagactggacgctgcaactactgagcgcgCAAGCTCTGGaacccttgcgccacaactagaaagaagcccgcgagtgctgcaacgaaagatcctgcatgccgcaactaagatccgatgcagccaaataaataaatatttttaaaaagagatgattcTGAGGTTTCAAGCATAAGTGATCAAGGAGTAGTAATACTGTTAAGTGAAGTGAGGAACAAaggattattttcctttcttacatGTTGAGTTTGAGTTATCTGTGGGACATTCGGATGAAAATGTCCACTAAGCAGGCTGCCagaatgagaaaagtgaggcgTTTTGATTTGGGAGTCATCAAAATGTATGTAATAGATAAAGAATGGATGCAACTTGTTTAGGGGGTGAAGAGTAAGGAAAGGACCCAGGATGGGGAACAGCAGTATTTCAGGGACAGAGGAAGAAGTGGCTATGAAGGAGACTAAAATAGAAAGGTTGAAGGAAAACCAGAAGTGCCTCAGTTTCACACTCAGTGGGAAGAAAGCACTAAGACACACACTGTTGCAAAGAGGTCTAAGAGGCTAAGGACTGAAAGACCACCCGAGCAGGCAACCAGGGCGCTGGtactgataagaaaaaaattggtaaacgATAGGTGCTTAACAAAGTGGACTGAgaggtgaaagagaaaaatgtaaactaCTTTCACTAGCTTTGGAAATGTTAAGAATCAGATCAGCAGCTTGAAGAGGAAGCACAGGTTTTTCAAAATGGGGGGTGAGGAGCAGGGAGGCAGATTTTAACATGTTTATAGGCTGATAAAAGGGGACCCAGGAGAGACtgaagataaaaggagaaaatactatCGAAACgaagaacaaaaagaagttaaagaaaacaaGGTTGAGAGCACAAGTGGCAGGGTTGGCcttgtaaaggaaaaatatttctctcaGAAGAGAGAAGGGGGTAAACTGGCACTGGTGAGTACCTAGATGTTTGTTAGACAGAAGAGAGGGAAGTTTGAGGAAATTGATGCTTCTGTTTCATGAAATAGGAAGCAAATCACCTGCTGAAAACTGGGGTCAGGACTGGGAAATTTGCAATTAATGGTCTCACTCACCAGACTATGAAGTACTTAATAGCAGGGcttgtcttatttcattttttatcctcaacctagcacatagtaagggctcaataaatgtttactgactGAATAGCTGGCACAACTATTAAAGGCCCACTTAAGGCtccaaagccaaaaaataaacactcccccccaaaaaaacctccaataaagtcaaatattaaaatgttatattgcTAATGGCTACATAAGGAAATCAACTGGCTGGCTGAGTGATTGACAAAATTGACATAGGGAATCAAATGACCAAAAATAATCAAGAATGCTGGTAGCTATATATAAACAAGCAGCCAAGGATTCTTAGATAGGTAGGAAGGGAAGTAAACGTATAGGCTGATGGGAAATGGGAAAGGCTGTCAAAATAACTTCAATTTCAGTTTCAAGGGGCCATAATCCAGATTCGATCATTTTAGACACAGGTTGGTATTGactgaatgtaaaatatgttggagctagatcttggtttctaaataccattctccaataaaaagaacaaaggctccttggagaaatggctgatctagggctgggggcagggaaaaTACAATATGAGCCTGAAGTATCTTGTGTATCAGAAAGTACgaaagtgctcaaaaaaacaAACGGATGTAGACGTATCAAGGGGACACA
This region includes:
- the AMHR2 gene encoding anti-Muellerian hormone type-2 receptor isoform X3, whose protein sequence is MLPPSHCMMLGILGLWALLPTAVRAPPGRRTCVFFEAPGVRGSTKNLGKLLDAGPGPPRVISCLYSRCCFGIWNLTQDQAQVEMQGCRDSDEPGCESPHCDPSPRAHPSPSFTLFTCSCGTDFCNANYSHLPHLGSPGTPGSQGPKAIPGSHPGCWSQVGAGAQVRMRGESIWMALVLLGLLLLLLLLSNIILALLQRKACPVHGGPEPGPEPEPEPHSGRDWSAELPELPELCFSQVIREGGHAVVWAGRLQGKLVAIKAFPLRAVAQFQAERALYGLPGLRHDHIVRLITASRGSPGPLPCGPLLVLELHPRGSLCHYLAQHTSDWGSSLRMALSLAQGLAFLHEERWQDGQYKPGIAHRDLSSQNVLIRDDGSCAIGDLGLALVLPGLAQPPTWAPTQPRGPAAIMEAGTQRYMAPELLDKTLDLQDWGTALRRADVYSLALLLWEIMSRCPDLRPDSRPPPFQLAYEAELGSTPTTCELWTLAVEERRRPHIPSTWCCFATDPGGLRELLEDCWDADPEARLTAECVQQRLASLARPQEAHPFPQGCPHGCPPLCPEDRLSTPPPCHSPS
- the AMHR2 gene encoding anti-Muellerian hormone type-2 receptor isoform X4 — its product is MLPPSHCMMLGILGLWALLPTAVRAPPGRRTCVFFEAPGVRGSTKNLGKLLDAGPGPPRVISCLYSRCCFGIWNLTQDQAQVEMQGCRDSDEPGCESPHCDPSPRAHPSPSFTLFTCSCGTDFCNANYSHLPHLGSPGTPGSQGPKAIPGSHPGCWSQVGAGAQVRMRGESIWMALVLLGLLLLLLLLSNIILALLQRKACPVHGGPEPGPEPEPEPHSGRDWSAELPELPELCFSQVIREGGHAVVWAGRLQGKLVAIKAFPLRAVAQFQAERALYGLPGLRHDHIVRLITASRGSPGPLPCGPLLVLELHPRFQLLPASCSPTQRLSPSALCYRVTPQARWFARVPRLTRSASSVSVFTPSPVRQYEVAKAWRGRIGSKREKKKIHVPSTWLLPQANINQAGTQRYMAPELLDKTLDLQDWGTALRRADVYSLALLLWEIMSRCPDLRPDSRPPPFQLAYEAELGSTPTTCELWTLAVEERRRPHIPSTWCCFATDPGGLRELLEDCWDADPEARLTAECVQQRLASLARPQEAHPFPQGCPHGCPPLCPEDRLSTPPPCHSPS
- the AMHR2 gene encoding anti-Muellerian hormone type-2 receptor isoform X2, encoding MLPPSHCMMLGILGLWALLPTAVRAPPGRRTCVFFEAPGVRGSTKNLGKLLDAGPGPPRVISCLYSRCCFGIWNLTQDQAQVEMQGCRDSDEPGCESPHCDPSPRAHPSPSFTLFTCSCGTDFCNANYSHLPHLGSPGTPGSQGPKAIPGSHPGCWSQVGAGAQVRMRGESIWMALVLLGLLLLLLLLSNIILALLQRKACPVHGGPEPGPEPEPEPHSGRDWSAELPELPELCFSQVIREGGHAVVWAGRLQGKLVAIKAFPLRAVAQFQAERALYGLPGLRHDHIVRLITASRGSPGPLPCGPLLVLELHPRFQLLPASCSPTQRLSPSALCYRVTPQARWFARVPRLTRSASSVSVFTPSPVRQYEVAKGQYKPGIAHRDLSSQNVLIRDDGSCAIGDLGLALVLPGLAQPPTWAPTQPRGPAAIMEAGTQRYMAPELLDKTLDLQDWGTALRRADVYSLALLLWEIMSRCPDLRPDSRPPPFQLAYEAELGSTPTTCELWTLAVEERRRPHIPSTWCCFATDPGGLRELLEDCWDADPEARLTAECVQQRLASLARPQEAHPFPQGCPHGCPPLCPEDRLSTPPPCHSPS
- the AMHR2 gene encoding anti-Muellerian hormone type-2 receptor isoform X1 — protein: MFCLSLAAVFAPAFTLILNPPLSLLWAAAPPGRRTCVFFEAPGVRGSTKNLGKLLDAGPGPPRVISCLYSRCCFGIWNLTQDQAQVEMQGCRDSDEPGCESPHCDPSPRAHPSPSFTLFTCSCGTDFCNANYSHLPHLGSPGTPGSQGPKAIPGESIWMALVLLGLLLLLLLLSNIILALLQRKACPVHGGPEPGPEPEPEPHSGRDWSAELPELPELCFSQVIREGGHAVVWAGRLQGKLVAIKAFPLRAVAQFQAERALYGLPGLRHDHIVRLITASRGSPGPLPCGPLLVLELHPRGSLCHYLAQHTSDWGSSLRMALSLAQGLAFLHEERWQDGQYKPGIAHRDLSSQNVLIRDDGSCAIGDLGLALVLPGLAQPPTWAPTQPRGPAAIMEAGTQRYMAPELLDKTLDLQDWGTALRRADVYSLALLLWEIMSRCPDLRPDSRPPPFQLAYEAELGSTPTTCELWTLAVEERRRPHIPSTWCCFATVRGHRLVGWGPGESWHGLQGLVHQDQPTYSYPLSSPTLLAHVQLELGKLALNLSSSPSTVSLTQPIPETHTFLLLSLALSVPLLSIISLPCSSVPSSRKPSLALLLP
- the AMHR2 gene encoding anti-Muellerian hormone type-2 receptor isoform X7, producing the protein MLPPSHCMMLGILGLWALLPTAVRAPPGRRTCVFFEAPGVRGSTKNLGKLLDAGPGPPRVISCLYSRCCFGIWNLTQDQAQVEMQGCRDSDEPGCESPHCDPSPRAHPSPSFTLFTCSCGTDFCNANYSHLPHLGSPGTPGSQGPKAIPGSHPGCWSQVGAGAQVRMRGESIWMALVLLGLLLLLLLLSNIILALLQRKACPVHGGPEPGPEPEPEPHSGRDWSAELPELPELCFSQVIREGGHAVVWAGRLQGKLVAIKAFPLRAVAQFQAERALYGLPGLRHDHIVRLITASRGSPGPLPCGPLLVLELHPRANINQAGTQRYMAPELLDKTLDLQDWGTALRRADVYSLALLLWEIMSRCPDLRPDSRPPPFQLAYEAELGSTPTTCELWTLAVEERRRPHIPSTWCCFATDPGGLRELLEDCWDADPEARLTAECVQQRLASLARPQEAHPFPQGCPHGCPPLCPEDRLSTPPPCHSPS
- the AMHR2 gene encoding anti-Muellerian hormone type-2 receptor isoform X6, giving the protein MLPPSHCMMLGILGLWALLPTAVRAPPGRRTCVFFEAPGVRGSTKNLGKLLDAGPGPPRVISCLYSRCCFGIWNLTQDQAQVEMQGCRDSDEPGCESPHCDPSPRAHPSPSFTLFTCSCGTDFCNANYSHLPHLGSPGTPGSQGPKAIPGESIWMALVLLGLLLLLLLLSNIILALLQRKACPVHGGPEPGPEPEPEPHSGRDWSAELPELPELCFSQVIREGGHAVVWAGRLQGKLVAIKAFPLRAVAQFQAERALYGLPGLRHDHIVRLITASRGSPGPLPCGPLLVLELHPRGSLCHYLAQHTSDWGSSLRMALSLAQGLAFLHEERWQDGQYKPGIAHRDLSSQNVLIRDDGSCAIGDLGLALVLPGLAQPPTWAPTQPRGPAAIMEAGTQRYMAPELLDKTLDLQDWGTALRRADVYSLALLLWEIMSRCPDLRPDSRPPPFQLAYEAELGSTPTTCELWTLAVEERRRPHIPSTWCCFATDPGGLRELLEDCWDADPEARLTAECVQQRLASLARPQEAHPFPQGCPHGCPPLCPEDRLSTPPPCHSPS
- the AMHR2 gene encoding anti-Muellerian hormone type-2 receptor isoform X5 encodes the protein MFCLSLAAVFAPAFTLILNPPLSLLWAAAPPGRRTCVFFEAPGVRGSTKNLGKLLDAGPGPPRVISCLYSRCCFGIWNLTQDQAQVEMQGCRDSDEPGCESPHCDPSPRAHPSPSFTLFTCSCGTDFCNANYSHLPHLGSPGTPGSQGPKAIPGESIWMALVLLGLLLLLLLLSNIILALLQRKACPVHGGPEPGPEPEPEPHSGRDWSAELPELPELCFSQVIREGGHAVVWAGRLQGKLVAIKAFPLRAVAQFQAERALYGLPGLRHDHIVRLITASRGSPGPLPCGPLLVLELHPRGSLCHYLAQHTSDWGSSLRMALSLAQGLAFLHEERWQDGQYKPGIAHRDLSSQNVLIRDDGSCAIGDLGLALVLPGLAQPPTWAPTQPRGPAAIMEAGTQRYMAPELLDKTLDLQDWGTALRRADVYSLALLLWEIMSRCPDLRPDSRPPPFQLAYEAELGSTPTTCELWTLAVEERRRPHIPSTWCCFATDPGGLRELLEDCWDADPEARLTAECVQQRLASLARPQEAHPFPQGCPHGCPPLCPEDRLSTPPPCHSPS